The nucleotide sequence ACAGGTAAAAATGCAATGGAACAGTGAAGactaaaggaaaaacaagaagaaaattactTGTAGGATAATAAAAAGAGAAGATAAATTAAGCTAAagaaatttttcattcatattctTTTTCTGAAATAGCTAGTACTATTAATAGGCCTTGGCCAAGCACCTTCTCTAACACATAGTACTAATTACAAATAAGCCACTTAGGGATTACAAAGAAATACATAACAAACCAAGAGGACTAACCTGTAAACTTCCTTTCTAATTCTAACTAACTCTTTTTTCAGCCGTTGAGAATTGCAACAGGATTCCATTTAAAAGGCCGATTTTCTTAGGGATTTTACCGGTAAGAGCATTACTTGAGACATCGAATCCAGTGTTGTAGGAATACACTGACACAAGAAATCGCGTCTGTCCTttggtgactatttctaacagagCACCGGTGAACTTGAGGGAGTAATAATAACCTAATATGGTCGTCTGATTTTGTGTTTTTGTCATCTTTTTCAGTCCTTCAAGATTCTCAGGAATCGGACCAGACAACTTGTTCCTAGACAAACTAATAAATTGTAGATTTTCCAACTTCATTACCCTTTCCGGTATAGATTCATTGAATGAGTTTGATGCAAGCACAAGGATACGGAGGTGGTGTAGGTCACCGATGAACTTTGTTATCCTCCCTTCAAATCTATTGCCTACCAATTTCAGGATCTTCATTTCTTGAAATTTCTCAAGCACTACTGGAAAAGATCCTTCGAACTGATCCCCATTGAGGTCAAGGTAACAGAGGCTTGTAATGAGTTCAAGTTTTTTCGGAACACTTCCAGTGAGCTTGTTTTGTCCAAGATTAAGGTAAATCAGAGACTTGCAGTTACCCAAACTGCGTGGAATGGTGCCATACAGGCTGTTATTAGAGAGATCAAGAACCTGGAGAACATTAGTTGATTGGCAAAATGATTCAAGTACTGGACCATGAATTTTGTTTCCGAATAATGATATGGACCAGATTGCAGAAATTTCTCCTATCTGTGTTGGAATTGACCCTATGAAATTGTTAAGTGATAAATCGATGACATTAACATTCTTGAGCTGAGTAGAGATAGGTCCTTGAAGTTTGTTTCTGGCTAAGTTTACTATTGATGGGAAAAGTGAAGATTTCATTTGAATCGTTGGAGGTATATGTCACAACCCGAAATAGGGCATGGACGTGATGAacatcctaaaccatgaaggctcgaaacgtccttctctatctggtaatcatgcacaacattcatataataaaataagatgcggaaacataatctgctacggaaacatggtcaattctgaattcaacataagtgtGGAAACTATAAATctactacatctaaataacatctaattcagtctgcgaaatctctactacataaaaatctgacaactgtctgaaattgggacaaggcccccagtagacccaaacgATAATAAGTGTCATAATATGAAAAggcaggccttctggaatatagaaggctcactaacTGGGCACTGCAACTCTATCTGATAAAATCTACTACcttttctagacccctagactgagcctcagaacctggagggaggagggggggtcaatacagatgtactgttacgcaaagtaatccaaaataaagcttttatataaataaaataaggagaGAGCAAATTatcaaaacatcatgcatgaaatagttctaaaacacatgggcatgaTAAATCATTTGGGGCAATGCAGTTCTGTTCTTCGTATTaattctgagctaggtggtacacccctacaattctaaaatcccaCGGGCTGTATGGAATCCTCCATTTACTTGGAGgggaagcccctaacccaagtgtgctacaagggttggagtttctattctgatatgccacacgacactaggccagcataatataatatacccggatcagcaaatcacgatttctggcaatgagttgtctgaactcatgccttcttcggggaaccacctaagctctctttatgcccaattttatcctgttctgaatcatgcatttttctagtttcaacatctgaaaagtctgatttcaaacgtgcattctattttgttctgaattatcatggcataatctgaattggtgtcgtcacactaAGACTttcaagtcctatttctgagccataatgcatcatgcataattctttcattaaaacacagttcagaccacccaaacatgcaaacaatataaaagatttcatgtttcgaGAACACAAGTCACAACTATGCTGAGATTGTTCAagcatatggtggtcatgtgcttttggcaaaatcatgcactctttcattatatgaatattttcaacatttatcactatgtacaaccctctctttcgaattcaaaaccataaatcaatttttagcattaatcaagatatttcatatcatgcttttcaagatacattcaaaacaatccatatcataagaaaattggaaaaaatcataccaagagagggattcatgtgCGTCATGCTCgcaattcattcataaatcataaaacatatgcatacgtatatataaaatttcaaatcaatttgggggaaggtcaaaagaccaaaacaataccgtcaagatttctaaaacataaatgtattcataaatctgaaaaccactttcttaaaatcatgatctctatacccatgagattttaggaaaaccccgcgtacctcgattatggagaataatggatgattcttaaagcctatggtttggggattccaaatcttcaatcaatttgaaaacccatggttgaatcttgatttatttgggtttttagtttgaaacccttagaagtgttcttgagagaattcgTGAGAATGTGGATGTACTTTGGAGATTGGGGACtcaatttcgtgtttatggctgaataaggatgggaaaaggaccattttgccccaaaaatggagtgtttaagtcacttgggTCATAATgtatgcggcgcacaccttatcgcataagATAGGTTGTGCGGCACAcactttatcgcacacattagggtgtgcgtcgcacaccttatggcataagttagggtgtgcgtcgcatgCTGGGGGACACACTCCACTTtgtaaagccataacttcttgcttgggtatcggattttggcgaaattggtatcattggaaagataattcgaagacctttcatttggtatatagtTGGACCTCTAATTCTATATATACAAAgtgttatggtcgattgaagttgacccatatttcgacgctcactaaaactcgaacaaTAGGAAATCATTCAACTTGagcttgagttaggggacctctatgatctcaatttatgctcaaataggttaccaCAATCCATAATTGATTagcatgccaaatttgcataggatttaaggcttttggatcatctacgcatagaaataacttttttcgttctagcccgaaatgcggggtgttacattatctcccccttgggatcattcgtcctcgaatgatgggtaagaatGTTGAATCTTAAAGATATGGAATAATGCagacatgatgtgtcttctaagaaaagatataactgatctaaaacatttaaacttctatcatgaaactgaattctgagctgacttgactttacttgctttaaggagctgattcatgctgagaatttaggattcccttgaaacgatcatgatgaaatcatacatattgaattgagaaatgataacttatgcaagtacgaaTCATGAAACAACTGGAATTAGATTGTATAAGGTTATTACACTGTTTGAGCTAACATACttggaaaaatttgaaattgtgtgctgaactcttatgaacagAGTCATGACTAAATTGCTAAATccgaaacatgatgcttggactgaactgaattcacaatttacatggggAATAGATTATCTCCTGGGATGGTCACACGCATGATACTTCGGTTAGTAGGACTgagtaaaaaggtgaaaaatcaCAGTAACTTGCCTGCCCGACTGTTAAACTAAATTGTTGGTTATACAGGCGGAATTATACTGGAACCTATACTTAGCTGGAGTATTTCTTCaccactctttctaaagaagtcatAGTAGTGTTAGGGAACAAAGAACCTTGGGCATGATTTACACGAGGCACCCAACCAAGGAATCACAAaaatgacactactctatagcaggGAATAGAATTACCAGGCCCTAGGCCATGCaatttcttactttcaagcttagcacacttcttgAGTATCCCTTAACTACACTATTCTCTTTAATTACCATACTCATTGATTCAAGTTATAATCCTCATAAATCTTTCTACAAATGTCTAAAGAGGCTTAAATTCTttcaccgtgatcaagcctaacttcaaatcacaaaagaCAACATGCCATACTACGacactagtctaaaccatatgattcaaccttctatatctttttaaatatCACACCCTAATAA is from Capsicum annuum cultivar UCD-10X-F1 chromosome 5, UCD10Xv1.1, whole genome shotgun sequence and encodes:
- the LOC107871574 gene encoding leucine-rich repeat receptor-like kinase protein CLV1a — translated: MKSSLFPSIVNLARNKLQGPISTQLKNVNVIDLSLNNFIGSIPTQIGEISAIWSISLFGNKIHGPVLESFCQSTNVLQVLDLSNNSLYGTIPRSLGNCKSLIYLNLGQNKLTGSVPKKLELITSLCYLDLNGDQFEGSFPVVLEKFQEMKILKLVGNRFEGRITKFIGDLHHLRILVLASNSFNESIPERVMKLENLQFISLSRNKLSGPIPENLEGLKKMTKTQNQTTILGYYYSLKFTGALLEIVTKGQTRFLVSVYSYNTGFDVSSNALTVFTVPLHFYLLKIHSATFGIIATILSSVGIMSDEMKEIKEMFDRMTMEMANFSLRQNQIEE